A part of Amycolatopsis lurida genomic DNA contains:
- a CDS encoding WXG100 family type VII secretion target has product MAETPVAAPGPNPLIKTDAAQDESSLEGAGILQDFWDTGAKIASGDWAEGLANLANGAMGLADLVADPIGTLAASAFGWIIEHVPFLREPLDWLVGDQVALDNMIGTWENIGKELESVSEDLGKAVDRESANWTGEAADAYRAFAKNRADLYAGIASGANSIGTLVSVCKMILAVVRTIVRDLISECLGKLVSIAMRYPGPAMPVGIAAEGTPKAISYAQRCVGWIKKLTKAFDKAKGLFKRLTDGFDKIKDALTPKALKKFTGSGKKAVDGAGDTTFASKVAEARKDLPESRKHIFGLEDTSKDKSLTENLAQVKENMAGRLKDKYGEDFQANLTKEKRKALGKKIDETVDDTFGEEEEPPSKKASPPAGVMGPYSAAGAPQKSAPEDVAAEPPIFEQQGGQRISGSL; this is encoded by the coding sequence CGTCGCGGCTCCAGGCCCCAATCCGCTGATCAAGACAGACGCCGCGCAGGACGAGAGCTCACTCGAAGGCGCGGGAATCCTCCAAGACTTCTGGGACACCGGTGCCAAGATCGCCAGTGGAGACTGGGCGGAAGGGCTGGCGAATCTCGCCAACGGGGCGATGGGCCTGGCCGACCTCGTCGCCGATCCCATCGGGACCCTGGCGGCGTCGGCGTTCGGTTGGATCATCGAGCACGTCCCGTTTCTCCGTGAACCACTCGATTGGCTCGTCGGTGATCAGGTCGCCTTGGACAACATGATCGGGACCTGGGAGAACATCGGCAAGGAACTCGAGTCGGTCAGCGAAGACCTGGGCAAGGCCGTCGACCGCGAAAGCGCGAACTGGACCGGCGAAGCCGCGGACGCCTATCGGGCCTTCGCCAAGAATCGGGCCGATCTGTATGCGGGCATCGCCTCGGGTGCGAACTCCATCGGGACTCTGGTCAGCGTATGCAAGATGATCCTCGCGGTCGTGCGAACCATCGTCCGTGACTTGATCTCCGAGTGCCTAGGAAAGCTCGTGAGCATCGCGATGCGCTACCCAGGGCCTGCGATGCCTGTCGGCATCGCAGCGGAGGGAACTCCCAAGGCCATCAGTTACGCACAGAGGTGCGTCGGTTGGATCAAGAAGCTGACCAAGGCGTTCGACAAGGCGAAGGGGCTCTTCAAGCGTCTCACGGATGGCTTCGACAAGATCAAGGACGCCCTGACTCCGAAAGCGCTGAAGAAGTTCACCGGCAGCGGAAAGAAGGCTGTCGACGGTGCCGGCGACACGACCTTCGCGTCGAAGGTCGCCGAGGCGAGGAAGGACCTTCCTGAGTCTCGCAAGCACATATTCGGTTTGGAGGATACGTCCAAGGATAAGAGCCTCACCGAAAACCTTGCCCAGGTGAAAGAAAACATGGCCGGTCGTCTCAAGGACAAGTACGGCGAGGACTTTCAGGCGAACCTCACCAAGGAGAAACGTAAGGCCCTTGGGAAAAAGATCGATGAGACGGTAGATGACACTTTCGGTGAGGAGGAGGAACCGCCGAGTAAAAAGGCGTCGCCTCCGGCTGGGGTCATGGGGCCGTACAGCGCGGCAGGCGCACCCCAGAAATCCGCTCCAGAGGACGTCGCAGCTGAGCCGCCGATCTTCGAGCAACAGGGTGGACAGCGAATCTCCGGCTCTCTGTAG